From Shewanella psychrophila, a single genomic window includes:
- a CDS encoding helix-turn-helix domain-containing protein, whose translation MEIVVNLDVMMAVRKVSSKELAKAIGITEANLSLLKRGKVKGVRFETLASICAYLNCQPGDILEFRGAEA comes from the coding sequence ATGGAAATAGTCGTTAATTTAGATGTCATGATGGCGGTGCGTAAGGTGAGTTCGAAGGAACTGGCAAAGGCTATCGGCATCACCGAAGCCAACCTTTCTCTGCTAAAAAGAGGCAAGGTGAAAGGAGTGCGATTTGAAACCTTGGCCAGTATCTGCGCATACCTCAACTGCCAACCTGGAGATATTTTAGAATTCCGAGGAGCCGAAGCATAA
- the ubiD gene encoding 4-hydroxy-3-polyprenylbenzoate decarboxylase, protein MSFKDLRSFIAHLESQGELKRISHPVDPHLEMTEISDRVLRAKGPALLFENPVGNEMPVLANLFGTPKRVAMALGKEDPLALREVGELLAFLKEPEPPRGFKDAISKIPKFKQALNMPPKSVRNPPCQQVIKTGDDVDLTKLPIQHCWPGDAAPLVTWGLTITKGPRQKRQNLGIYRQQLLGKDKLIMRWLDHRGGALDFKDFKEKHPGERYPVVVALGADPVTILGAVTPVPDSMSEYAFAGLLRGERTEVCKALSCDLEVPATSEIILEGYIDPEEMAEEGPYGDHTGYYNETDKFPVFTVTHITHRKDAIYHSTYTGRPPDEPAMLGVALNEIFVPILRKQYPEIIDFYLPPEGCSYRMAVISIRKQYPGHAKRVMMGAWSFLRQFMYTKFIIVVDEDVNCRDWNDVIWAITTRMDPKRDTVMIEHTPIDYLDFASPVAGLGSKMGMDATNKWPGETDREWGTPIVMDEAVKQKVDDMWADLGLDT, encoded by the coding sequence ATGAGTTTTAAGGATCTGCGCAGTTTTATCGCCCACCTGGAAAGTCAGGGTGAACTAAAGCGTATCAGCCATCCCGTCGACCCTCACCTTGAGATGACGGAGATTTCCGACCGAGTGCTCCGTGCTAAAGGTCCAGCTCTACTGTTCGAGAACCCTGTCGGCAACGAGATGCCTGTGCTGGCTAACCTTTTTGGCACACCTAAACGTGTAGCCATGGCACTGGGTAAAGAAGATCCTCTGGCCCTGCGTGAAGTCGGAGAGCTACTGGCTTTCCTTAAAGAGCCTGAGCCGCCTCGCGGCTTCAAGGATGCGATATCTAAGATACCAAAATTCAAGCAAGCCTTGAATATGCCGCCTAAGTCAGTGCGCAATCCTCCCTGTCAGCAAGTTATAAAAACAGGTGATGATGTTGATCTGACTAAGCTGCCCATCCAACACTGTTGGCCCGGTGATGCCGCTCCCCTAGTGACTTGGGGATTGACCATCACTAAGGGACCCCGCCAGAAGCGTCAGAATCTGGGCATATACCGCCAGCAGCTGCTAGGTAAAGATAAGCTGATCATGCGCTGGCTAGATCATCGCGGCGGCGCGTTAGACTTTAAAGATTTTAAAGAGAAACACCCGGGTGAGCGTTACCCGGTTGTAGTGGCGCTAGGTGCAGATCCGGTCACTATCTTAGGTGCAGTCACACCAGTACCCGACTCTATGAGTGAATATGCCTTCGCAGGCCTGCTTCGTGGCGAGCGCACCGAAGTCTGTAAAGCTTTAAGCTGTGACTTAGAAGTGCCCGCCACCAGCGAAATCATCTTAGAAGGTTATATAGACCCTGAAGAGATGGCCGAAGAAGGCCCCTATGGTGATCATACGGGATATTACAACGAGACAGATAAATTCCCTGTCTTCACCGTGACCCATATCACCCACAGAAAAGATGCCATCTACCATAGCACCTACACAGGCCGTCCACCGGATGAACCAGCCATGTTAGGTGTGGCACTCAATGAAATATTTGTGCCTATCCTACGCAAGCAGTACCCCGAGATCATCGATTTCTATTTGCCACCGGAAGGTTGCTCCTATCGCATGGCTGTGATCTCTATCCGTAAGCAGTACCCAGGTCACGCTAAACGCGTGATGATGGGCGCTTGGTCCTTCCTGCGTCAGTTTATGTACACCAAGTTCATCATAGTCGTGGACGAAGATGTTAACTGCCGTGATTGGAACGATGTGATCTGGGCTATAACGACCCGTATGGATCCAAAACGCGATACCGTAATGATAGAGCATACACCTATCGACTATCTGGATTTTGCCTCTCCCGTTGCAGGTCTAGGCTCTAAAATGGGCATGGACGCAACCAACAAGTGGCCAGGCGAAACCGATCGTGAATGGGGTACGCCAATCGTGATGGATGAAGCCGTCAAACAGAAAGTCGACGATATGTGGGCCGACTTAGGTTTAGATACCTAA
- a CDS encoding chemotaxis protein, with product MKKPDILTESGTNELEIIEFHLHKTLPGGDYKVCHYGINVAKVREVIRVPETEDYPNAQSHMIGVFSLRDNLIPLVDLASWLEIPTCDDLDQKIVIVTDFNKMINGFLVDSVLSIHRVSWEHVESPSQFLESGEQDCVVAVVRRDGYLIMILDFERIISDINPELSMDKYDVTQDKNVVINDSMLAKRQAKTIMVVDDSAFIRKMIEKTLQSSGYNILDAKDGQDALEILEDFVRLAEEEGGSADNFVDAIVSDVEMPRMDGLHLLKRLRDSSHYAKTPIVMFSSLMSEGNRLKALQLGANDTITKPEIGSMVAMVDGLVLGDNKG from the coding sequence ATGAAAAAACCAGATATCCTCACGGAAAGTGGCACGAATGAACTCGAGATTATCGAGTTTCATCTGCATAAAACCTTACCTGGTGGTGACTATAAAGTTTGTCATTACGGTATCAATGTCGCCAAAGTCAGGGAAGTGATCCGGGTACCGGAAACCGAAGATTATCCTAATGCCCAGTCTCATATGATTGGGGTATTCTCATTACGTGATAATTTAATTCCACTTGTGGATCTTGCTAGCTGGCTGGAGATCCCCACATGTGATGACCTGGACCAAAAAATTGTTATCGTGACCGACTTTAACAAGATGATTAATGGCTTCTTAGTCGATAGTGTCTTGAGCATTCATCGGGTTTCTTGGGAGCATGTGGAGTCTCCGAGTCAGTTCTTAGAGTCAGGGGAGCAGGATTGTGTGGTCGCTGTTGTTCGGCGGGATGGTTATCTGATTATGATCTTAGATTTTGAGAGGATTATTTCCGATATTAATCCTGAATTGAGTATGGATAAGTACGACGTGACTCAAGACAAGAATGTGGTCATTAACGACAGTATGCTAGCAAAGCGTCAGGCTAAAACGATAATGGTTGTGGATGATTCCGCTTTTATTCGCAAGATGATAGAGAAGACCTTACAGTCATCTGGTTATAACATTTTGGATGCAAAGGATGGTCAAGATGCGCTGGAAATTCTCGAAGACTTTGTGCGCCTCGCAGAAGAGGAGGGAGGCTCAGCCGATAATTTTGTTGATGCGATAGTGTCAGATGTGGAGATGCCCCGCATGGATGGCCTGCATTTATTGAAACGATTACGGGATAGCTCTCACTATGCCAAGACTCCGATTGTGATGTTCTCATCCTTGATGAGTGAAGGTAATCGCTTGAAGGCACTGCAACTCGGTGCCAACGATACTATCACTAAGCCTGAGATTGGCAGTATGGTTGCTATGGTTGATGGCTTGGTTTTGGGTGATAACAAGGGCTAA
- the fre gene encoding NAD(P)H-flavin reductase, which translates to MNTISCKIETVTPFNDAVYQIILKPETAFDFNAGQYLCVVMGEKDKRPFSIASAPNAELIELHIGAAVSESYPMQVVERMKDCLANDGQIEIEVPGGEAHLRHESQRPRLLIAGGTGFSYIKSIVEQQIALGQKIETTLYWGCRNADAMYYETIAREWHDAHPWLHFVPVLEEAGGDWKGKKANLLAQIKADFISLHGYDIYIAGRFDMVGAAREVFRAIGVEEEHLYGDAFAFIK; encoded by the coding sequence ATGAACACCATAAGTTGTAAAATCGAAACTGTTACCCCATTCAATGATGCGGTTTATCAAATCATTCTAAAACCTGAAACAGCGTTCGATTTCAACGCCGGTCAGTACCTCTGTGTGGTTATGGGTGAAAAAGATAAACGCCCATTCTCTATCGCTTCAGCACCAAATGCAGAACTTATCGAACTGCATATCGGCGCCGCGGTCAGCGAAAGCTACCCGATGCAAGTCGTCGAGCGCATGAAAGATTGCCTGGCGAACGATGGTCAGATAGAAATTGAAGTTCCAGGCGGTGAGGCTCACCTGCGCCACGAGAGTCAGCGCCCTAGATTACTGATCGCTGGCGGTACAGGGTTCTCTTACATCAAGAGCATCGTCGAACAGCAGATTGCACTGGGACAGAAGATCGAAACCACTCTTTACTGGGGTTGCCGTAACGCCGATGCCATGTATTACGAGACGATTGCCCGTGAATGGCACGATGCCCATCCATGGTTGCATTTCGTTCCTGTACTGGAAGAAGCTGGCGGAGATTGGAAAGGTAAGAAGGCTAACCTGTTAGCCCAGATCAAGGCCGATTTCATTAGCTTACATGGTTATGATATCTATATTGCTGGCCGTTTTGATATGGTGGGTGCAGCCAGGGAAGTCTTCCGCGCCATAGGTGTTGAGGAAGAGCATCTCTACGGCGATGCGTTTGCGTTTATTAAGTAA
- a CDS encoding winged helix-turn-helix domain-containing protein produces the protein MLKVTPYLELDSEAKHLVDQTSGETIDLTFSESAVLTYLLSVPDVICGKEVLLEQGWPDRVVAATSLTQCISTLRKKLEPYPEVQLKTIARRGYQVHVSARPDTEVPQVKDSESITKARFHVSLVVKITGVLMLLLITGICWFNSDHYSVIEETNKWNSDRDIPLNIGGTIGSAQLIYPDGVNQLHPSMWQKHIAPESNSIKGIDNFNAFALTDGNHYSFAVCPNGELGACPAEQLINITSIDLKPAGLNMSQFMALTDKMESRIRYNRILIPNNEVFNEEAGGTELVPELIEHHYHGDVYFPVAKELLVRADLSVSMVYEGDDTGKFYSSTCITDEDCLTTPIKYKIRGQFKQYKQTINNMAVDVFKVDVSQKDLIKPDAVSSSAMHFYREIRKHNIRDEELYYYRIYKDETTAVWIVPLMGNIVAWTKYEKVEL, from the coding sequence TTGTTAAAAGTTACTCCTTATCTGGAGTTAGATAGCGAAGCAAAACATCTCGTCGATCAAACCAGTGGCGAAACCATAGACCTGACTTTTTCTGAGTCGGCTGTATTAACCTATCTTCTTTCTGTTCCAGATGTTATCTGTGGAAAAGAGGTCCTGCTAGAGCAGGGCTGGCCCGATCGCGTAGTGGCGGCAACATCGCTGACTCAGTGTATCAGTACATTGAGGAAGAAGCTGGAGCCCTATCCCGAAGTCCAACTGAAAACCATAGCAAGACGGGGTTATCAAGTACACGTATCAGCAAGGCCTGATACCGAAGTGCCTCAGGTCAAAGATAGCGAGTCGATAACAAAGGCGCGCTTTCACGTCTCGCTGGTGGTGAAAATTACTGGGGTACTGATGTTGTTGCTGATCACTGGGATCTGTTGGTTTAACAGCGATCATTACAGTGTGATTGAGGAGACCAATAAGTGGAATAGCGATAGAGATATCCCACTCAACATAGGTGGAACTATCGGTAGCGCTCAGCTTATTTATCCCGATGGCGTCAATCAGCTTCATCCTTCTATGTGGCAGAAACATATCGCTCCTGAATCAAATTCGATTAAGGGGATCGATAACTTTAATGCCTTTGCGCTAACCGATGGTAATCATTATTCATTTGCAGTTTGTCCAAATGGTGAACTGGGAGCGTGTCCTGCAGAGCAACTTATCAATATTACCTCAATCGACCTTAAGCCCGCCGGCCTGAATATGAGTCAATTTATGGCGTTGACCGATAAGATGGAGAGTCGCATTCGCTATAACCGAATTCTCATCCCTAATAATGAAGTATTTAACGAAGAAGCTGGCGGTACTGAGCTTGTTCCTGAGCTTATTGAGCATCATTATCACGGCGACGTTTATTTTCCGGTAGCTAAGGAGCTGCTTGTGCGTGCCGACTTGAGTGTCTCTATGGTGTATGAAGGAGATGATACGGGAAAGTTCTACTCATCGACCTGTATCACCGATGAAGACTGTTTGACTACGCCGATTAAGTACAAGATTCGGGGTCAATTTAAACAGTATAAGCAGACCATCAATAATATGGCTGTCGATGTGTTTAAGGTGGATGTGAGCCAGAAAGACCTGATAAAACCCGATGCGGTCAGCTCATCGGCAATGCATTTCTATCGTGAGATCAGAAAGCACAATATCCGCGATGAAGAGTTGTATTATTATCGAATCTACAAAGATGAAACGACGGCGGTTTGGATTGTGCCCTTGATGGGCAATATCGTCGCCTGGACTAAATATGAGAAGGTTGAATTATAA